Proteins from a genomic interval of Bradyrhizobium sp. CCGB01:
- a CDS encoding ABC transporter ATP-binding protein — protein MTDELPRTDAAAKAAGGDAPPVAGQPLLRIEGVAKTFGTFRAVDGVSLDIKAGEFFALLGPSGCGKTTLLRMLAGFEAPDEGRILLGDKDIAQALPHERPINMMFQNYALFPHLSVRDNIAFGLKRAGMARAEIATRVAEMIALVKLEGLEKRKPDQLSGGQRQRVALARALARRPQLLLLDEPLAALDKKLRESTQGELMELQRRLGMTFIIVTHDQEEAMTMASRIGVMRDGKLVQVAPPRELYEAPRSRWIAEFVGDVNLFDGESRLRDGHRLVIGTRDAGALVVAEPREPLGAGKFSIAIRPEKVKLSRRGPVSEAGRETAINTLDGVIADICYLGGTTTYKVKLDTGGMIQASVANSARLDVDAYSLNQRVVAWFTPDDCVVLPS, from the coding sequence ATGACGGACGAATTGCCCAGAACAGACGCCGCGGCGAAAGCGGCCGGCGGAGATGCGCCCCCTGTGGCGGGTCAGCCGCTGCTGCGCATCGAGGGCGTCGCCAAGACCTTTGGGACGTTCCGGGCCGTGGACGGCGTGTCGCTCGACATCAAGGCCGGCGAGTTCTTCGCGCTGCTCGGGCCCAGCGGCTGCGGCAAGACCACGTTGCTGCGCATGCTCGCCGGCTTCGAGGCGCCGGACGAGGGGCGCATCCTGCTCGGGGATAAGGACATCGCGCAGGCGCTGCCGCATGAGCGGCCGATCAACATGATGTTCCAGAACTACGCGCTGTTTCCGCATCTGTCGGTGCGCGACAACATCGCCTTCGGCCTGAAGCGCGCCGGCATGGCGCGTGCAGAGATCGCGACGCGCGTCGCGGAGATGATCGCGCTCGTGAAGCTCGAGGGACTGGAGAAGCGCAAGCCCGACCAGCTGTCCGGCGGCCAGCGCCAGCGCGTGGCGCTGGCCCGCGCGCTGGCGCGCCGGCCGCAGTTACTGCTGCTCGACGAGCCGCTCGCGGCGCTCGACAAGAAGCTGCGCGAGAGCACGCAAGGCGAGCTGATGGAATTGCAGCGCCGGCTCGGCATGACCTTCATCATCGTCACCCACGACCAGGAGGAGGCGATGACGATGGCGAGCCGGATCGGCGTGATGAGGGACGGCAAGCTTGTCCAGGTTGCGCCCCCGCGCGAGCTCTACGAGGCGCCGCGCTCGCGCTGGATCGCGGAGTTCGTCGGCGACGTCAATCTGTTCGACGGCGAGTCCAGATTGCGCGACGGTCACCGCCTCGTCATTGGCACGCGTGATGCAGGTGCATTGGTGGTGGCCGAGCCGCGCGAGCCACTTGGCGCAGGAAAATTTTCGATCGCGATCCGTCCCGAAAAGGTCAAGCTGTCGCGCCGCGGCCCGGTGAGCGAGGCCGGTCGTGAAACCGCGATCAATACGCTCGACGGCGTGATCGCGGACATCTGCTATCTCGGCGGCACCACCACCTACAAGGTGAAGCTCGATACGGGCGGGATGATACAGGCTTCCGTCGCCAACAGCGCGCGCCTCGACGTCGACGCCTACAGCCTGAACCAGCGCGTCGTCGCCTGGTTCACGCCTGACGACTGCGTGGTGCTGCCGTCATGA
- a CDS encoding ABC transporter permease: MSSRRIFARPARFAAIAPYVWMVLFFLVPFGFVLKISLSQTAIAQPPYEPVFALTAGWEALTAAFAALSIDNFKLLASDDIYVFAYVRSLTVALTATALLLLIGYPIAYGMARLPKRWQAVAMVLVIVPFWTSFLIRIYAWINILQHDGLLNQILLALHLVSQPVVWLSTDSAMYIGIVYSYLPFMILPLYATLAKMEPVLEEAASDLGAPPWQVFWLVTFPLSLPGVGAGVLLCFIPIVGEFVIPDLLAGSNSLMIGQTLWLEFFTNKDWPVASAAAIVLLAVLLVPLLLYERLQKRQLEQGR; the protein is encoded by the coding sequence ATGAGCTCCCGCCGCATCTTCGCGCGACCGGCGCGTTTTGCCGCGATCGCGCCCTATGTCTGGATGGTGCTGTTCTTCCTGGTGCCGTTCGGCTTCGTGCTCAAGATCAGCCTGTCGCAGACCGCGATCGCGCAGCCGCCTTACGAGCCGGTGTTCGCCCTGACTGCGGGATGGGAGGCGCTGACGGCGGCCTTTGCCGCTTTGTCGATCGACAATTTCAAGCTGCTCGCCTCGGACGACATCTATGTGTTCGCCTATGTGCGCAGCCTGACCGTCGCTCTCACCGCGACGGCGCTGTTGCTGCTGATCGGCTATCCCATCGCCTACGGCATGGCGCGGCTGCCGAAACGCTGGCAGGCGGTGGCGATGGTGCTGGTGATCGTGCCGTTCTGGACCTCGTTCCTGATCCGCATCTACGCCTGGATCAACATCCTCCAGCACGACGGCCTGCTCAACCAGATCCTGCTGGCTCTGCATCTGGTCAGCCAGCCGGTGGTGTGGCTCTCGACCGACAGCGCCATGTATATCGGCATCGTCTATTCCTATCTGCCGTTCATGATCCTGCCGCTCTACGCCACGCTCGCGAAGATGGAGCCGGTGCTGGAGGAGGCGGCCTCTGATCTCGGCGCGCCGCCGTGGCAGGTGTTCTGGCTCGTCACCTTTCCGCTGTCGCTGCCCGGTGTCGGCGCGGGTGTGCTGCTGTGCTTCATCCCGATCGTCGGCGAGTTCGTGATCCCGGATCTTCTGGCCGGGTCCAACTCACTGATGATCGGCCAGACCCTGTGGCTCGAATTCTTCACCAACAAGGACTGGCCGGTCGCGTCCGCGGCGGCCATCGTGCTGCTCGCGGTGCTGCTGGTGCCACTGCTGCTGTACGAGCGGCTCCAGAAGCGGCAACTGGAACAGGGGCGGTGA
- a CDS encoding ABC transporter permease has translation MRKVSRLSRFNIASLALGLAFLYLPILILVIYSFNASRLVTVWGGWSLRWYHEFFNDRAMIEAAWMSVRVAASSATIATLLGTLAAVALSRGERFRGRTLFSGMLYAPLVMPEVITGLSLLLLFVALNAERGFWTVTIAHTTLTMCFVAVVVQSRLGSLDRSLEEAAMDLGCNPVRAFVAVTLPLIAPAIVAGWMLAFTLSLDDLVIASFTTGPGSATLPIRIYSEVRLGVKPEINAICTLVIALIAVVIVIASLASKLSSSQGESAAPL, from the coding sequence ATGCGCAAGGTCTCCCGCCTGTCCCGCTTCAACATCGCCTCGCTCGCGCTGGGGCTGGCGTTCCTTTACTTGCCGATCCTCATCCTCGTCATCTATTCCTTCAACGCCTCGCGGCTGGTGACGGTGTGGGGCGGCTGGTCGCTGCGCTGGTATCACGAGTTCTTCAATGACCGCGCCATGATCGAGGCGGCCTGGATGAGCGTGAGGGTCGCGGCTTCCTCCGCGACCATCGCCACGCTGCTCGGCACCCTCGCAGCCGTTGCGTTGTCGCGCGGCGAGCGGTTTCGCGGGCGCACGCTGTTCTCCGGCATGCTCTACGCGCCGCTCGTCATGCCCGAGGTGATCACCGGTCTGTCGCTGCTGCTGTTGTTCGTCGCGTTGAACGCCGAGCGCGGCTTCTGGACGGTGACGATCGCGCATACCACGCTGACGATGTGCTTCGTCGCGGTGGTCGTGCAGTCCCGCCTCGGCTCGCTGGATCGTTCGCTGGAGGAGGCTGCGATGGACCTCGGCTGCAACCCGGTTCGCGCGTTCGTCGCCGTGACGCTGCCGCTGATCGCGCCCGCGATCGTGGCGGGCTGGATGCTGGCCTTCACCCTGTCGCTCGACGATCTCGTGATCGCGAGCTTCACCACCGGGCCCGGCTCGGCGACGCTGCCGATCCGGATCTATTCGGAGGTGCGGCTCGGCGTGAAGCCCGAGATCAACGCGATCTGCACCCTGGTGATTGCCCTGATCGCGGTGGTCATCGTCATCGCCTCGCTGGCCTCGAAATTGTCGAGCTCGCAGGGCGAGAGCGCGGCGCCGCTGTAG
- a CDS encoding DUF6622 family protein, translating into MTFAYQVLIHTPVWVWILFAYLVWQGVQAMQPRTTPIWRALIVPVVFIVWGISRIGFSPQDNAWPLVAWIAAALALLPLGVLTPQPFDVDHNTGEIIRPGSAFALIRNVVVFSLQYAVGVISAIDASDRALAIIIGRAISGATAGYFIGSTIALLVAYRRKSAGR; encoded by the coding sequence ATGACATTCGCCTACCAGGTCCTGATCCATACGCCGGTCTGGGTCTGGATCCTGTTCGCCTATCTGGTGTGGCAGGGTGTTCAGGCGATGCAGCCGCGCACGACGCCGATCTGGCGCGCGCTGATCGTGCCGGTCGTGTTCATCGTCTGGGGGATTTCGCGAATCGGCTTCAGTCCTCAGGACAACGCGTGGCCGCTGGTCGCCTGGATCGCGGCCGCACTGGCGTTGCTGCCGCTAGGCGTCCTGACGCCGCAGCCTTTCGATGTGGATCACAACACCGGTGAGATCATCCGGCCGGGCAGCGCCTTTGCCCTGATCCGCAACGTCGTCGTGTTCTCTCTTCAATATGCGGTCGGCGTGATCTCGGCGATCGATGCCAGCGACCGCGCGCTCGCGATCATCATTGGGCGTGCCATCTCCGGCGCCACCGCCGGTTATTTCATAGGTTCGACCATTGCGCTGCTGGTCGCGTATCGACGCAAGAGCGCGGGGAGATGA
- a CDS encoding TRAP transporter substrate-binding protein → MKRLYVGVASTVLALFCFAVRPSAAATQMVSLLYNGSPQSPQQIGSDEFRRKLAELAQGRIILDARAGNALGSETAILAAMRGGVVDMATLSGSVVSSAVPEFGVFDVPFLFRDAAQAKAVAEGPVGALFAKHFADKGLVLLAIGKQGFRNVTNSKRPIHSPADLRGLKIRVLPNEVYQMTFKALGAEVVPMEFTLVYSALKDGRIDGQENPVMTIATSHLEEVQKYASLTGHFFAPIAFVANRDVFQALKPADQAAIIAAAKAGAEATWQSGVAEETKKIEELRKAGMEIIEKVDRQPFIDAVKPLEPEFEKRFGKDLLARIRATP, encoded by the coding sequence ATGAAGCGGCTTTACGTTGGTGTGGCCAGCACGGTTCTGGCTTTATTCTGTTTTGCTGTTCGGCCGTCGGCTGCTGCGACGCAGATGGTGTCGCTGCTGTACAACGGTTCGCCGCAGTCGCCGCAGCAGATCGGCTCCGACGAATTTCGTCGCAAGCTCGCCGAGCTCGCACAGGGTCGCATCATCCTCGATGCACGCGCCGGCAACGCGCTGGGCAGTGAGACGGCGATCCTTGCCGCCATGCGCGGCGGTGTGGTCGACATGGCGACGCTGTCCGGCTCGGTGGTCAGCTCCGCCGTGCCCGAGTTCGGTGTGTTCGACGTGCCGTTCCTGTTTCGTGATGCGGCGCAGGCCAAGGCGGTCGCAGAGGGGCCGGTTGGCGCGCTGTTCGCCAAGCATTTCGCCGACAAGGGACTGGTGCTGCTCGCGATCGGCAAGCAGGGCTTTCGCAACGTCACCAATTCGAAGCGGCCGATTCATTCTCCGGCGGACCTTCGCGGCCTGAAGATCCGCGTGCTGCCGAACGAGGTCTATCAGATGACCTTCAAGGCGCTGGGCGCCGAGGTCGTGCCGATGGAGTTCACACTGGTGTATTCCGCGCTGAAGGATGGCCGCATCGACGGGCAGGAGAACCCGGTCATGACGATCGCCACCAGCCATCTCGAGGAAGTGCAGAAATATGCCAGCCTGACCGGGCATTTCTTCGCGCCGATCGCCTTCGTCGCCAATCGCGACGTGTTCCAGGCCCTGAAGCCCGCCGACCAGGCCGCGATCATCGCCGCGGCCAAGGCCGGTGCGGAGGCGACCTGGCAGAGTGGCGTCGCGGAAGAGACAAAGAAGATCGAGGAGCTGCGCAAGGCCGGCATGGAGATCATCGAGAAGGTCGATCGCCAACCCTTCATCGACGCCGTGAAGCCCCTGGAGCCCGAATTCGAGAAGCGCTTCGGCAAGGATCTGCTCGCCCGGATCCGGGCTACGCCGTAA
- a CDS encoding methyl-accepting chemotaxis protein, translated as MNLSLLLSRIGIRPRIFGGFTLVLGFLCVLALLAVMRLSEIGGTVGELVTSADGDAGMARVHAALLSSNVTAEKFIRTRNLGDRDSAMKAIDGFGQTFDQVDQQFARLPAIAAGRSALVDALGTYRKSFTAVAAAVDRLRSASTKSEALGASAGLDVGAINVTLANQPDRLLQPLRLAGTVDAMRVSMLRFTITQAQVDADDAGMTIGYALAAVADSEAEIANVEAPRLKNLIAALKKVLADQSATLTELSAAMGELRKAQADLVKSSSAIDAKAAEISRALGATRTEQSRLTAGSVDQTRNLVFTVAAFALILGALLAWLIGRSVSRPIGQMTLRMQSLAAGELDEAIPGGERGDEIGHMAGAVEVFRQSAQTVRRMEQDAAAQRAAAETERASMMAQLADRFDRGMEGVIGGVSSRAEEMGQSAGSLARVAERGRSLAEQVAATSAQASSNVQTVAAATHQLAASIKEISSQVARSVSVSDQAKAEASRTEALMRALSDSAERIGTVVQLIQAIASQTNLLALNATIESARAGDAGKGFAVVANEVKSLATQTGRATEEIAGLVAEIQGSTGQSVAAIGQIGRTIAEMTEIATTIASAVEEQGAATSEIARNVEQAANGTTAVTDQVGAVRTVAGETDAGAEAALTAASALQDQARALKAAVAEFLQTVRKAA; from the coding sequence ATGAACCTGTCATTGCTCCTGTCGCGCATCGGCATCCGCCCGCGCATCTTCGGCGGCTTCACGCTGGTCCTGGGTTTCCTCTGCGTGCTGGCGCTGCTTGCCGTCATGCGGCTGTCCGAGATCGGCGGCACTGTTGGCGAGCTCGTCACCAGCGCCGACGGCGATGCCGGCATGGCGAGGGTGCATGCCGCGCTGCTCTCGTCCAACGTCACCGCCGAGAAGTTCATCCGGACGCGCAATCTCGGCGACCGCGATAGCGCCATGAAGGCGATCGACGGCTTTGGCCAGACCTTTGACCAGGTCGATCAGCAGTTCGCCCGCCTGCCGGCGATTGCCGCCGGCCGGAGCGCGCTGGTCGATGCGCTCGGCACCTATCGCAAATCCTTCACGGCTGTTGCCGCCGCGGTCGATCGTCTGCGCAGCGCGAGCACCAAGAGCGAGGCGCTCGGCGCCTCGGCAGGCCTCGACGTTGGCGCGATCAATGTGACGCTTGCCAACCAGCCTGACCGTCTGCTCCAGCCGCTGCGTCTGGCCGGTACGGTGGATGCGATGCGCGTCTCGATGCTGCGTTTCACCATCACTCAGGCCCAGGTCGACGCCGACGATGCCGGGATGACGATCGGCTACGCGCTGGCCGCGGTGGCCGATAGCGAGGCGGAGATCGCCAACGTCGAAGCGCCGCGACTGAAGAACCTGATCGCGGCCCTGAAAAAGGTGCTTGCCGATCAATCGGCGACGCTGACGGAGCTGTCTGCCGCGATGGGCGAGCTGCGCAAGGCGCAGGCCGATCTCGTCAAGTCCAGCAGCGCGATCGACGCCAAGGCGGCCGAGATCAGCCGGGCCCTCGGTGCGACGCGCACCGAGCAGAGCCGGCTGACGGCCGGTTCGGTCGATCAAACCCGCAATCTCGTGTTCACGGTGGCCGCGTTCGCGCTCATCCTGGGCGCGTTGCTGGCCTGGCTGATCGGACGCAGCGTGTCGCGCCCGATCGGTCAGATGACCTTGCGCATGCAGAGCCTTGCGGCAGGCGAGCTCGATGAGGCAATCCCGGGCGGTGAGCGCGGCGACGAAATTGGTCATATGGCCGGAGCTGTCGAGGTGTTCCGCCAGAGCGCGCAGACCGTCCGGCGCATGGAGCAGGACGCTGCCGCGCAGCGTGCCGCAGCCGAGACAGAACGCGCGTCGATGATGGCTCAGCTCGCCGACCGCTTCGATCGCGGCATGGAGGGCGTCATTGGCGGCGTCTCGAGCCGCGCCGAGGAGATGGGCCAGAGCGCCGGAAGTCTCGCCCGCGTCGCCGAGCGCGGTCGCTCGCTGGCCGAGCAGGTCGCCGCGACGTCGGCCCAGGCGTCTTCGAACGTGCAGACCGTCGCGGCCGCGACGCATCAGCTCGCCGCCTCGATCAAGGAGATTTCGAGCCAGGTCGCGCGCTCCGTATCGGTGTCGGATCAGGCCAAGGCGGAGGCCTCGCGTACCGAGGCGCTGATGCGCGCGCTGTCGGATTCGGCCGAGCGGATCGGCACTGTGGTTCAACTGATCCAGGCGATCGCAAGCCAGACCAACCTGCTGGCATTGAATGCCACGATCGAATCGGCGCGGGCCGGCGATGCCGGCAAGGGTTTTGCCGTGGTCGCCAACGAAGTGAAGAGCCTCGCAACCCAGACCGGGCGTGCCACCGAGGAGATCGCAGGGCTCGTCGCCGAGATCCAGGGCTCGACCGGGCAGTCGGTCGCTGCGATCGGCCAGATCGGCAGAACCATTGCCGAGATGACGGAGATCGCGACGACGATCGCCTCAGCCGTCGAGGAGCAGGGTGCGGCAACCAGCGAGATCGCGCGCAATGTCGAGCAGGCCGCCAACGGCACCACGGCCGTGACCGACCAGGTCGGCGCCGTCCGTACCGTGGCCGGCGAGACCGATGCCGGTGCCGAAGCCGCACTCACGGCGGCTTCAGCATTGCAAGATCAGGCACGCGCTCTCAAGGCAGCTGTCGCCGAGTTTCTGCAGACTGTGCGCAAGGCGGCCTGA
- a CDS encoding carbohydrate ABC transporter permease — protein MKLPGVSEFSWRDVATEARLLLIGIPVFLWTMIPIYHMFLFAISPKEDAFSGKLWPDHPTLHNFEIVFKQQHYFLRDFYVQFWNSLVIAASVGVLTLVIATAAAFSISRLKVPGGRAVLNLALFTYFIPAAFLAVPMYRTMGNYGLLNNHWSLILAMVTIASPYAIWVLKQASDKLPVELDEAAVMDGATTLQIFRLVYLPLMMPSLVAIGTYAVLLAWNEYLYAFLLLSNDREITLPVALGNFLAADDSPWELLMTTGFIYALPPAAVYYAFRRYMVGGLTAGAVKS, from the coding sequence ATGAAGCTTCCCGGCGTAAGCGAATTTTCCTGGCGCGACGTCGCGACCGAAGCACGGTTGCTGCTGATCGGCATTCCCGTGTTCCTGTGGACGATGATTCCGATCTACCACATGTTCCTGTTCGCGATCTCTCCGAAGGAGGACGCGTTCTCGGGCAAGCTGTGGCCGGATCATCCGACGCTGCACAACTTCGAGATCGTGTTCAAGCAGCAGCACTACTTCCTGCGGGACTTCTACGTGCAGTTCTGGAATTCGCTGGTGATCGCCGCATCCGTCGGCGTGCTGACGCTGGTCATCGCGACCGCCGCGGCGTTCTCGATCTCGCGGCTGAAGGTGCCGGGCGGTCGCGCTGTGCTGAACCTCGCGCTGTTCACCTACTTCATCCCTGCGGCGTTCCTCGCCGTGCCGATGTACCGCACCATGGGCAATTACGGCCTGCTCAACAATCACTGGTCGCTGATCCTGGCCATGGTGACGATCGCCAGCCCCTACGCGATCTGGGTGCTCAAGCAGGCCTCCGACAAGCTGCCGGTCGAGCTCGACGAAGCCGCGGTGATGGACGGTGCCACGACGCTCCAGATCTTCCGCCTTGTCTACCTGCCGCTGATGATGCCCTCGCTGGTCGCGATCGGCACCTATGCCGTGCTGCTCGCCTGGAACGAATATCTCTACGCGTTCCTGCTGCTGTCCAACGACCGCGAGATCACCCTCCCCGTCGCGCTCGGCAACTTCCTCGCTGCCGACGATTCGCCCTGGGAGCTGTTGATGACCACCGGCTTCATCTACGCGCTGCCGCCGGCCGCGGTCTATTACGCCTTCCGCCGCTACATGGTGGGCGGGCTCACGGCGGGTGCGGTGAAGTCCTGA
- a CDS encoding carbohydrate ABC transporter permease has product MAITLSGDQSMPAPPLSSRLTPAQVWGIVLLAPYLLVFLAFVVYPVCYGLWLARAPSNYVALYHDPIFARAAVNTLIFLVIGINIKMLIALFLSGFFAQQRTWIKWLSVIFILPWAVPSIPTILSVRFMLNPEWGVINHIIFSFTGDDGPNWLNDPTVALAMAIGVHIWKSLPFWTLILITGRLAIPHDLFEAAEVDGASWWQKFRFITWPSMQTLYITCTLLSMIWTLGDFNSVYLLTGGGPADLTHVLATLGIRYLRLDQLSLAMASIVCAMPFVLPLVYFMMKRLSR; this is encoded by the coding sequence ATGGCGATCACGCTCTCTGGCGATCAGTCGATGCCCGCTCCGCCCTTGTCGTCGCGGCTGACCCCGGCGCAGGTCTGGGGCATCGTGCTGCTCGCGCCCTATCTGCTCGTATTCCTCGCCTTCGTCGTCTATCCCGTCTGCTACGGGCTGTGGCTCGCGCGGGCCCCGTCGAACTATGTCGCGCTGTATCACGATCCGATCTTCGCGCGCGCCGCGGTCAACACGCTGATCTTCCTGGTCATCGGCATCAACATCAAGATGCTGATCGCGCTGTTCCTGTCCGGCTTCTTCGCGCAGCAACGCACCTGGATCAAATGGCTCTCGGTGATCTTCATCCTGCCCTGGGCGGTGCCGTCGATCCCGACCATCCTGTCGGTGCGGTTTATGCTCAATCCCGAATGGGGCGTGATCAACCACATCATCTTCTCCTTCACCGGCGATGACGGCCCGAACTGGCTGAACGACCCGACCGTGGCGCTGGCCATGGCGATCGGCGTGCACATCTGGAAGTCGCTGCCGTTCTGGACGCTGATCCTGATCACCGGGCGCCTTGCGATCCCGCATGATCTGTTCGAGGCCGCCGAGGTCGACGGCGCGAGCTGGTGGCAGAAATTCCGTTTCATCACCTGGCCGTCGATGCAGACCCTCTACATCACCTGCACGCTGCTCTCGATGATCTGGACGCTCGGCGATTTCAACAGCGTCTATCTGCTCACCGGCGGTGGCCCGGCTGACCTCACGCACGTGCTGGCGACGCTCGGTATCCGCTATCTCCGGCTCGACCAGCTCTCGCTCGCGATGGCTTCCATCGTCTGCGCGATGCCGTTCGTCCTGCCGCTCGTGTACTTTATGATGAAACGGTTGTCGCGATGA
- a CDS encoding ABC transporter substrate-binding protein gives MKSKAIGAVSLAVAAVGLFAATAPAFAQQKTITVWWGKGFYRSEDDALIDTIKKFEAKTGIKVELSQYAIQDMIPKTVAALDAGTVPDVAYSDSYDVQAQGKWAYEGKLEDLSDVMEPIKGRFVQNTLDASILYNDVTKKKAYYGFPLKQQSMHVEIWNDMLEKAGFKLSDIPTDWAGYWTFWCDKVQPGIRKATGQRIYGVGQPMGVESTDAFQSFYTFMDAYHVKLVDDDGKLLVDDPKVRENLISALKDYTDTYIKGCTPPSSTTWKDPDNNVAFHNKTIVMTHNFTISIAAKWFEDSQNQALTQEQRDAGKKAYEQDIVTASFPKAPDGSTIRYRSDVKTGLVFTAAKNKAEAKQFISFLLQEENVRPYIEGALGRWFPVTKESQASPFWQADKHRKAVYAQFTGGTAAFDFTKNWKFTILNNENVWAKAMNRVVSEKVPVDKAVDELIARIKQVAG, from the coding sequence GTGAAATCCAAGGCTATTGGCGCAGTATCATTGGCGGTCGCTGCGGTTGGGCTGTTTGCGGCCACTGCACCCGCTTTTGCGCAGCAGAAAACGATCACGGTCTGGTGGGGCAAGGGCTTCTATCGGTCCGAAGACGACGCGCTGATCGACACGATCAAGAAGTTCGAAGCCAAGACCGGCATCAAGGTCGAATTGTCGCAGTACGCGATCCAGGACATGATTCCGAAGACGGTCGCCGCGCTCGATGCCGGCACCGTGCCCGATGTCGCCTATTCCGATTCCTATGACGTGCAGGCGCAGGGCAAGTGGGCCTATGAGGGCAAGCTCGAGGACCTCTCGGACGTCATGGAGCCGATCAAGGGCCGGTTCGTGCAGAACACGCTGGATGCCTCGATCCTCTACAACGACGTCACCAAGAAGAAGGCTTATTACGGCTTTCCGCTGAAGCAGCAGAGCATGCATGTCGAGATCTGGAACGACATGCTGGAGAAGGCCGGCTTCAAGCTGAGCGACATCCCGACCGACTGGGCCGGCTACTGGACGTTCTGGTGCGACAAGGTGCAGCCGGGAATCCGCAAGGCGACCGGCCAGCGCATCTACGGCGTCGGCCAGCCGATGGGCGTGGAATCCACCGACGCCTTCCAGTCGTTCTACACCTTCATGGACGCCTATCACGTCAAGCTGGTCGACGACGACGGCAAGCTCCTGGTCGACGATCCCAAGGTGCGCGAGAACCTGATCAGCGCGCTGAAGGACTACACCGACACCTATATCAAGGGCTGCACGCCGCCCTCCTCCACAACCTGGAAGGACCCGGACAACAACGTCGCTTTCCACAACAAGACCATCGTGATGACCCACAACTTCACGATCTCGATCGCGGCGAAGTGGTTCGAGGACTCGCAGAACCAGGCTCTCACCCAGGAGCAGCGCGACGCCGGCAAGAAGGCCTATGAGCAGGACATCGTCACGGCGTCCTTCCCGAAGGCGCCGGATGGTTCAACCATCCGCTACCGCTCCGACGTCAAGACCGGGCTGGTGTTCACCGCGGCCAAGAACAAGGCCGAGGCCAAGCAGTTCATCAGCTTCCTGCTCCAGGAAGAGAACGTCCGCCCCTATATCGAGGGCGCGCTCGGCCGCTGGTTCCCGGTGACCAAGGAAAGCCAGGCCAGCCCGTTCTGGCAGGCCGACAAGCATCGCAAGGCGGTCTACGCACAGTTCACCGGCGGCACCGCGGCGTTCGACTTCACCAAGAACTGGAAGTTCACGATCCTCAACAACGAGAACGTCTGGGCCAAGGCGATGAACCGGGTCGTCAGCGAGAAGGTCCCGGTCGACAAGGCCGTCGACGAGCTGATCGCCCGCATCAAGCAGGTTGCAGGCTAA